The Bacteroidia bacterium genomic interval AACTCAATATCGAACTGAGTCTTTGGGTCAATGTGCGCGATAATGTGATCGCGATTGGTAATTTCGAATGCAGTGGTGTGGTCGGCAATATCACCTGCAGTGAAAGTATCTTTTCCTCTAACGGAAACAAAGATCTTTGCATCACCATCGTTCACCTTTTTCATTCTCACCCCTTTGAGGTTGAGGATGACTTCGGTAACATCTTCCACAACACCGGGCACAACTGAAAATTCATGGTCAACACCAGGAATTTTGATAGAGGTAATCGCGTGTCCTTCGAGAGACGAAAGAAGAACGCGACGCAAGGCATTGCCTACAGTAATACCGTATCCTCTTTCTAGTGGACGAAGGAGAAAGCGACCAAAAAAATCGTTTTCCTTTTCTAGTACTACCTTTTCAGGCATTTGGAAATTTAACAGTGCCATACAGTGCTTTCCTTTGTGTTAAAAGACTTCTATAGAATAAATAAAGCGGGTTCTCTATTATTTGGAGTAAAGCTCCACGATCAGGTTCTCTTTGAAAGTCTCCGGAATTTCTTCACGATCCGGATAGTTCATGAAAGTACCTTTCATCTCTTTTTCATTCACATCGATCCAGGCGAAACGCTCTGCTCTTCCAAGATGAGCTTTTGCGATCTCCAGATTTTTGCTTTTGTCGCGCATCTCAACTACATCACCTGGCTTCAACATATAAGATGGGATATTTGAGACAACCCCATTAACCATAACGTGTTTATGGCTCACCAATTGTCTTGCCTGGCGACGAGTTCCAGCAAAGCCCATGCGAAATACCAGATTATCAAGACGAGATTCCAGCATTTGAAGGAAAACGGTACCAGTTACACCTTTCTTGCGGGAAGCTTTTTGGAAAGTATTACGGAACTGACGCTCCAGGATACCATAGGCATATTTCGCCTTTTGCTTCTCCATCAACTGAATGGCATATTCAGAACTTTTTCTTCTGCGGCTTTTTCCGTGCTGACCAGGGCCAAATTTACGGCGGTCCAATACTTTGGTAGGACCGAAGATAGGCTCTTTGAATCTTCTGGCGATCTTTCCCTTGGGACCTCTATATCTTGCCATTTATCTTAATTTGATTTTGTTTCTTCTAATTAACCCAGCGGGTTGAAAATTTATACTCTTCTTCTTTTTGGAGGACGGCAACCATTGTGAGGCAGCGGAGTGATGTCCGTAATCATGGTTACATCAATTCCTGCAGCTGCAACTGCTCTGATCGCTGATTCACGACCGGATCCAGTTCCTTTCACAAATACTTCTACCTTGCGAAGTCCCATATCATAGGCTTTTTTCGCGCAGTCTGTAGCAGCTACCTGAGCAGCATAAGGCGTATTCTTTTTGGAACCGCGGAATCCCATTTTACCAGCAGCTGACCAGGAGATTGTATTTCCGGAAAGATCAGTGATGGTGATGATGATATTATTGAAAGAAGAGCTAATGTGAACCTGACCATTCGGTTCGACCTTCTTCTTCTTTTTTCCTTTAGATGACTTTGCCATTTATAGATATTTTTTTGATTCGCGGAAAGTAGAAGTAGCTTCTCATCCCGGACAAATCTTCTATTATATTATTTAACTGCTTTCTTCTTGCCTGCAACAGTTTTCTTACGACCCTTACGAGTACGAGCATTCGTCTGCGTACGCTGACCACGGAGAGGAAGACCTTTACGGTGGCGCTGTCCACGATAGCAACCGATATCCATCAAACGTTTGATATTCAATTGAATCTCGGAACGAAGGGCACCTTCCACTTTGTAATCATCACCAATGATCCGACGGATGCTAACGATATCATCATCAGTCCAGTCATTGACTTTTTTATTAGGATCAATCCCGGCCTTATCCAGGATCTGCTG includes:
- the rpsD gene encoding 30S ribosomal protein S4; translated protein: MARYRGPKGKIARRFKEPIFGPTKVLDRRKFGPGQHGKSRRRKSSEYAIQLMEKQKAKYAYGILERQFRNTFQKASRKKGVTGTVFLQMLESRLDNLVFRMGFAGTRRQARQLVSHKHVMVNGVVSNIPSYMLKPGDVVEMRDKSKNLEIAKAHLGRAERFAWIDVNEKEMKGTFMNYPDREEIPETFKENLIVELYSK
- the rpsK gene encoding 30S ribosomal protein S11, with the protein product MAKSSKGKKKKKVEPNGQVHISSSFNNIIITITDLSGNTISWSAAGKMGFRGSKKNTPYAAQVAATDCAKKAYDMGLRKVEVFVKGTGSGRESAIRAVAAAGIDVTMITDITPLPHNGCRPPKRRRV
- the rpsM gene encoding 30S ribosomal protein S13 — protein: MARISGVDLPKNKRGVIGLTYVFGIGKTSAQQILDKAGIDPNKKVNDWTDDDIVSIRRIIGDDYKVEGALRSEIQLNIKRLMDIGCYRGQRHRKGLPLRGQRTQTNARTRKGRKKTVAGKKKAVK